A stretch of Myxococcus hansupus DNA encodes these proteins:
- a CDS encoding ferritin-like domain-containing protein encodes MNDEPDGGCSTVQGPVRGPGPPRTSHVVSLPEALRRHVAETWAFRRQEELDAGARFARLGASLEQLDAPEPLVSLARRAAEDERRHAGMCDLMARTYGHESSGADSLGGQTEDAAPPELGFRERVLYEVVAACCIAETESTAGLTSVLSVEGAPRVRAVLRDILRDEVAHSRLGWAYLGHVSKEGSVAFLSPYVPAMLESCMAPRLFAQGFSEADSSRLLAHGVLPSARKVEVFIQALHDVVFPSLERCGVDTSHALRWAERRRASGA; translated from the coding sequence ATGAACGACGAACCTGACGGCGGATGTTCGACGGTGCAGGGCCCGGTTCGAGGCCCCGGGCCGCCGAGAACGTCCCACGTCGTGTCCCTGCCCGAAGCGCTGCGGAGGCACGTCGCGGAGACCTGGGCCTTCCGGCGTCAGGAGGAACTGGACGCTGGGGCGCGGTTCGCCCGGCTGGGGGCATCGCTCGAACAGTTGGATGCCCCCGAGCCTCTGGTCTCGCTCGCACGGCGCGCGGCGGAGGATGAACGGCGCCACGCGGGCATGTGTGACCTGATGGCGCGCACCTATGGCCACGAGTCCTCCGGCGCTGACTCCCTCGGAGGGCAGACCGAGGACGCGGCACCCCCCGAGCTGGGCTTTCGCGAACGGGTGCTCTACGAAGTCGTCGCTGCCTGCTGCATCGCGGAGACGGAGAGCACCGCGGGGCTGACCTCGGTGCTTTCGGTGGAGGGGGCGCCCCGAGTGCGCGCGGTGCTGAGAGACATCCTTCGTGACGAGGTCGCGCACAGTCGGCTGGGCTGGGCCTACCTCGGCCACGTGTCGAAGGAGGGCTCGGTGGCGTTCCTTTCGCCGTACGTGCCCGCGATGTTGGAGTCCTGCATGGCGCCTCGGCTCTTCGCCCAAGGCTTCAGCGAAGCCGACAGCTCCCGGCTCCTGGCGCATGGCGTCCTGCCGTCCGCGCGCAAGGTGGAGGTCTTCATTCAGGCGCTCCATGACGTCGTCTTCCCGAGCCTGGAGCGCTGTGGGGTGGACACGTCCCATGCCCTGCGGTGGGCCGAGCGTCGTCGTGCCTCCGGGGCGTAG
- a CDS encoding TonB C-terminal domain-containing protein has translation MATAPAPPAEVLPDSPPAPSGGDLEPSTTPEPLAVAPDAPRRIPPPKGTAESLPSFLVPDGASTPGPKTPGGRTLRPGDPSPSAEELATQERTRVTGRVEEFIVDDQAELRVANGLIDSYFSRLRAALEKGLEDAPVFPGTSLLRQAKSSWATQAQQFGATGGAGGGTQPRTPTASEQLYGLQQRAGDESVERPRLFAQAGEEIQRVATGGGVKLLVTLELVQNVDGTLRDVKLVTRSGNPAYDAYVLNAVPGSLAKLAAPPAGARGVRADGIHTLWSVEGRVVYLRKLEELKGQDAWYVAAASTAGILAGRFEETTGEIEVIDFRNPRFVCQSRLLRVY, from the coding sequence ATGGCCACCGCTCCCGCGCCCCCCGCGGAGGTCCTGCCCGACAGTCCACCTGCTCCGTCCGGTGGCGACCTAGAGCCGAGCACAACGCCGGAGCCGCTCGCGGTGGCACCCGATGCCCCCCGGCGCATCCCACCACCGAAGGGCACCGCCGAGTCGCTGCCCTCGTTCCTCGTCCCCGATGGAGCGTCCACCCCGGGTCCGAAGACGCCCGGAGGAAGGACGTTGCGTCCCGGCGACCCGAGTCCTTCCGCCGAGGAACTCGCCACGCAGGAACGGACCCGCGTCACGGGCCGCGTGGAGGAATTCATCGTCGACGATCAGGCGGAGCTGCGAGTCGCCAATGGCCTCATCGATTCGTACTTCAGCCGGCTTCGAGCGGCGCTCGAGAAGGGGCTCGAAGACGCACCGGTGTTTCCAGGCACGAGCCTGTTGAGGCAAGCCAAGTCCTCCTGGGCGACCCAGGCCCAGCAGTTCGGAGCGACCGGCGGCGCGGGAGGCGGGACGCAGCCCAGGACGCCCACGGCCTCGGAGCAGCTCTACGGTCTGCAGCAGCGCGCGGGAGACGAGTCCGTGGAACGTCCACGGCTCTTCGCCCAGGCCGGCGAGGAAATCCAGCGGGTGGCCACGGGCGGCGGGGTGAAGCTCCTCGTGACGCTTGAGTTGGTGCAGAACGTGGACGGCACCTTGCGCGACGTGAAGCTCGTCACCCGGAGCGGCAATCCCGCGTATGACGCCTACGTCCTGAACGCGGTGCCTGGCTCGTTGGCGAAGCTCGCCGCGCCTCCCGCCGGCGCGCGAGGTGTCCGCGCCGATGGCATCCACACGCTGTGGTCGGTGGAAGGCCGCGTTGTGTATCTGCGCAAGCTCGAAGAACTGAAGGGCCAAGACGCGTGGTACGTGGCCGCCGCGAGCACCGCGGGCATCCTGGCGGGCCGCTTCGAGGAGACCACCGGAGAAATCGAGGTCATCGACTTCCGCAACCCGCGGTTCGTGTGCCAGTCCCGCCTGCTGCGCGTCTACTGA